One window of Sinorhizobium numidicum genomic DNA carries:
- a CDS encoding VOC family protein has product MLLYVTVGTNDLERAGAFYDPVLAILGFRRQRQDDAEIGYGADDDVRCRFWVVKPFDRQPATFGNGATVALVAETRAAVDAFHAVALASGGSDEGGPGLRPFHAHFYAAFVRDPDGNKLSAVCERPE; this is encoded by the coding sequence ATGCTGCTTTACGTGACGGTTGGTACCAACGACCTCGAGCGGGCCGGCGCGTTCTATGACCCCGTTCTCGCGATTTTGGGCTTTCGGCGGCAGCGTCAGGACGATGCTGAAATCGGCTATGGCGCCGATGATGACGTGCGCTGCCGCTTCTGGGTGGTGAAGCCGTTTGACCGCCAGCCCGCAACCTTTGGTAACGGCGCGACGGTTGCGCTCGTGGCGGAAACGAGAGCTGCGGTCGACGCGTTCCATGCAGTCGCGCTTGCGAGCGGCGGCAGTGACGAGGGCGGGCCGGGTCTTCGCCCGTTTCACGCACATTTTTACGCCGCCTTTGTCCGGGATCCGGACGGCAACAAGCTGTCGGCGGTGTGCGAGCGGCCGGAATAG
- a CDS encoding cyclophilin-like fold protein, giving the protein MSMTSQFMSRRAVLGGALAAAAIPLLAHGQEGRDPASQEPTDVRIRIAFNDLTLTATLYDNPSARDLASMLPLNLRIEDYGENEKIIHLPRKLTEEASGPFGNERPGDLCYFKPWGNLALFYADYRWDGLIRLGRFDNGFDPLLVRGEFPVRIERI; this is encoded by the coding sequence ATGTCTATGACATCCCAGTTCATGAGCCGTCGCGCGGTGCTGGGCGGAGCCTTGGCGGCTGCCGCTATACCTCTGCTGGCCCACGGGCAGGAAGGGCGCGACCCCGCCAGTCAGGAGCCGACAGACGTCAGGATCAGGATAGCCTTCAACGACCTGACACTGACCGCGACGCTCTATGACAATCCGTCCGCGCGTGATCTGGCCTCGATGCTCCCCTTGAATCTCAGGATCGAGGATTACGGCGAGAACGAGAAGATCATTCATCTGCCGCGCAAACTTACCGAGGAAGCCAGTGGTCCCTTCGGAAACGAGCGGCCAGGCGACCTTTGCTACTTCAAGCCTTGGGGCAACCTGGCCCTGTTTTATGCCGACTACCGCTGGGACGGACTGATCCGGCTTGGCCGTTTCGACAATGGCTTTGATCCGCTGCTGGTGCGCGGCGAGTTCCCGGTTCGCATCGAGCGCATATGA
- a CDS encoding SDR family oxidoreductase: MSQGIENKVVVITGASSGLGEATARHLAERGAVVVLGARRSDRIEALAAELTAKGYKARAVATDVTDQNQVKNLVDTAVQEFGRIDVMLNNAGLMPLAPLERLKIDEWDRMIDVNIKGVLHGIAAALPHMKAQKSGHIINVSSVYGHVVDPGATVYCATKFAVRALSEGLRKEVKPYNIRTTIISPGAVSTELLEHISEKDIQAGTKEFVSKIAVGADTFARTVAFAVNEPDDVDINEILLRPTAQPV, encoded by the coding sequence ATGTCTCAAGGAATCGAAAATAAGGTCGTGGTCATCACCGGCGCAAGCAGCGGACTTGGTGAGGCCACGGCCCGTCATCTCGCCGAGCGGGGTGCCGTGGTCGTCCTTGGCGCGCGTCGAAGCGATCGCATCGAGGCACTGGCCGCCGAGCTGACGGCCAAGGGATACAAGGCTAGGGCTGTTGCGACCGACGTCACCGATCAGAATCAGGTCAAGAACCTGGTCGATACCGCGGTCCAGGAGTTTGGCCGCATCGACGTGATGTTGAACAACGCGGGTCTAATGCCCCTCGCTCCACTCGAACGGCTCAAGATTGACGAGTGGGACCGCATGATCGACGTCAACATCAAGGGCGTGCTCCACGGCATTGCCGCAGCGCTCCCGCACATGAAGGCCCAAAAATCGGGACACATCATCAACGTGTCCTCCGTCTACGGCCATGTGGTCGATCCGGGCGCCACGGTCTACTGCGCCACCAAGTTCGCTGTACGCGCCCTATCCGAGGGCCTGCGGAAAGAAGTGAAGCCGTACAACATCCGCACGACGATCATCTCTCCCGGCGCGGTCAGCACCGAGCTCCTTGAGCACATCAGCGAAAAGGACATCCAGGCGGGCACGAAGGAGTTCGTCAGCAAGATTGCGGTCGGTGCAGACACCTTCGCCCGGACGGTCGCGTTCGCGGTGAACGAACCCGATGACGTGGATATCAACGAAATCCTGTTACGGCCCACGGCTCAACCCGTCTGA
- a CDS encoding Ppx/GppA phosphatase family protein, which produces MKDPDHGERPSESGASAAGRGEAHKLVPRGGKGKRRRRRLSGSPSAIATLSGPTGEAGRPAGLDEAEPARKRKRRRRSKAARAQGQGAAAAVGGSGAPLDAAITDKKNQKRSKKARHRRGLQGRPLAAGTKPNAVERPGESPRPRGAEAASVSQSQQRPENLRAPFVAGSEPPAPLYAALDLGTNNCRLLVAQPTRPGQFRVIDAFSRIVRLGEGLGASGRLSDDAMDRSVEALKVCAAKLNARSIRRSRLIATEAARSAANGESFLKRVAEETGLELEIIDRETEARLAVSGCSSLVDRETKSVVLFDIGGGSSEIAVIRIGDNRSSRLANHITHWTSLPVGVVTLSERHGGEHVTPQSFEEMVREVESMLARFDGPSVEALASSGRDSGFHLIGTSGTVTTLAGVHLDLPRYDRRRVDGLWLSDGEVSAMQARLLSWDFEARAANPCIGPDRADLVLAGCAILEAIRRRWPSTRMRVADRGLREGLLTDMMADDGAWRRARPRRHQRGFGSTPAGEERSRAHEGNKA; this is translated from the coding sequence GTGAAAGACCCCGATCACGGCGAAAGGCCGTCAGAATCCGGGGCGTCGGCAGCAGGTCGTGGCGAGGCGCACAAGCTCGTGCCGCGCGGCGGCAAAGGCAAACGGAGGCGGCGCAGGCTGTCCGGTTCGCCGTCTGCAATTGCCACCCTATCCGGCCCGACCGGAGAGGCAGGGCGTCCCGCAGGACTGGATGAGGCGGAGCCAGCGCGCAAGCGCAAGCGGCGTCGCCGAAGCAAAGCAGCAAGAGCGCAGGGCCAAGGTGCCGCCGCCGCTGTTGGCGGAAGCGGTGCGCCTCTCGATGCGGCGATTACCGACAAGAAGAATCAGAAACGCAGTAAGAAGGCGCGCCATCGGCGCGGGCTTCAAGGGCGGCCTCTGGCTGCGGGCACCAAACCGAATGCGGTGGAGCGCCCTGGGGAATCCCCGCGTCCGCGCGGCGCCGAAGCAGCCTCCGTTTCGCAGTCCCAACAACGCCCTGAAAATCTGCGCGCGCCCTTTGTTGCGGGCAGCGAACCGCCGGCGCCCCTCTATGCGGCGCTTGATCTCGGCACCAATAATTGCCGCCTGTTGGTCGCGCAGCCGACGCGGCCGGGGCAGTTTCGGGTGATCGACGCGTTCTCGCGCATCGTCAGGCTGGGCGAGGGGTTGGGCGCGAGCGGGCGCCTTTCCGACGACGCCATGGATCGCTCCGTCGAGGCGTTAAAGGTCTGCGCTGCGAAGCTCAATGCACGCTCGATCCGACGCAGCCGGCTGATCGCGACGGAGGCCGCGCGTTCCGCCGCCAATGGCGAATCCTTTCTCAAGCGTGTGGCTGAGGAAACCGGGCTCGAACTGGAGATCATCGATCGGGAGACCGAGGCGCGGCTTGCCGTTTCCGGCTGCTCGTCTCTGGTCGACCGCGAGACCAAGTCCGTCGTCCTTTTCGATATCGGCGGCGGTTCTTCCGAAATCGCCGTCATCCGCATCGGCGACAACCGATCGAGCCGGCTTGCCAACCACATCACCCATTGGACGTCGCTGCCCGTCGGTGTCGTCACGCTTTCGGAGCGCCACGGTGGCGAGCATGTCACGCCGCAGAGTTTCGAGGAGATGGTGCGCGAGGTCGAGAGCATGCTCGCCCGGTTCGACGGCCCGTCGGTCGAGGCGCTGGCAAGCAGTGGGCGCGACAGCGGTTTTCATCTGATCGGTACGTCTGGCACCGTGACGACGCTGGCGGGTGTCCACCTGGACCTGCCGCGCTATGACCGGCGCAGGGTGGATGGGCTTTGGCTCTCCGACGGCGAGGTTTCGGCCATGCAGGCGCGGCTGCTCTCCTGGGATTTCGAGGCGCGTGCCGCCAATCCCTGCATCGGCCCCGACCGTGCCGATCTGGTGCTGGCGGGCTGCGCCATCCTCGAAGCGATCCGCCGTCGCTGGCCCTCGACGCGCATGCGTGTGGCGGATCGCGGCCTGCGCGAGGGGCTTTTGACCGACATGATGGCCGATGACGGGGCCTGGCGCCGGGCGCGCCCGCGCCGGCATCAGCGGGGCTTTGGTTCCACACCGGCAGGCGAGGAGCGGAGCAGGGCCCATGAAGGAAACAAGGCATGA
- a CDS encoding MgtC/SapB family protein, which translates to MDQIVADIFVATRTPYPVIFARFCGAILLGALIGIEREKRQRPAGLRTHILVSLASSIFAVVAVESVHMVSLSGPEVRIDPIRVVEAVTAGVAFLAAGMIVFSRGEIKGLTTGAGMWLAGAVGLSIGFGFWWIAAFATGASLIVLFILGRLEVALQWKVPEPSGENSTAKRPEDSVAAGSRER; encoded by the coding sequence ATGGACCAGATCGTCGCTGATATTTTTGTTGCAACGCGGACCCCCTATCCGGTGATCTTCGCGCGGTTCTGCGGCGCCATCCTGCTCGGCGCGCTCATCGGCATCGAACGGGAAAAGCGGCAGCGCCCCGCCGGCCTCAGAACCCATATTCTCGTCAGCCTCGCTTCTTCGATCTTTGCCGTGGTCGCGGTCGAAAGCGTGCATATGGTGAGCCTTTCCGGCCCGGAAGTCCGCATCGACCCGATCCGTGTCGTCGAGGCGGTCACGGCCGGCGTTGCGTTTCTTGCCGCCGGCATGATCGTGTTTTCGAGGGGGGAGATCAAAGGGTTGACGACCGGCGCCGGCATGTGGCTCGCCGGTGCTGTCGGCCTATCGATCGGTTTCGGTTTCTGGTGGATCGCCGCCTTCGCCACCGGCGCCAGCCTGATCGTGCTTTTCATCCTCGGCCGTTTGGAAGTTGCTTTGCAATGGAAGGTGCCGGAACCCTCGGGCGAAAACAGTACCGCCAAACGTCCTGAAGACAGCGTTGCCGCCGGTTCGAGAGAACGATAG
- a CDS encoding fumarylacetoacetate hydrolase family protein translates to MTDAYETGTFVGRVWRPDVAGPSLVVVKNGELIDITSKAVPTMRDLLDLDDPVAHVRSAPGEVLAPPAAVMTAAEQRGTDELHFLAPCDLQAVKACGVTFARSMIERVIEERAAGDAALAEAIRGRVTAIIGDSLRNLKAGSSEAADVKAALIEEGLWSQYLEVGIGPDAEVFSKAQPLSAVGWGASVGLHPISRWNNPEPEIVVAVAADGRVKGATLGNDVNLRDVEGRSALLLGKAKDNNASCAIGPFIRLFDETYSIDDVRNAELDLSIEGIDGFRLKGASSMREISRDPLDLVAQTIGPHHQYPDGLMLFMGTLFAPVEDRGEPGQGFTHKLGDVVTISSPALGSLTNTVRLSTECPPWTFGTAALMRNLARRGLL, encoded by the coding sequence ATGACTGACGCATATGAGACCGGAACCTTTGTCGGACGAGTTTGGCGGCCGGATGTCGCCGGACCGAGCCTGGTGGTCGTCAAAAATGGCGAATTGATCGACATCACGTCGAAGGCGGTGCCGACGATGCGCGACCTTCTCGATCTTGACGATCCCGTAGCGCATGTTCGCTCCGCTCCGGGCGAAGTGCTTGCTCCTCCGGCGGCTGTCATGACCGCGGCGGAACAGAGGGGCACGGACGAACTGCATTTTCTCGCCCCTTGTGACCTGCAGGCGGTGAAGGCCTGTGGCGTCACGTTCGCCCGCTCGATGATCGAACGTGTGATCGAGGAGCGCGCCGCCGGCGACGCGGCGCTGGCCGAGGCAATCCGTGGCCGCGTCACGGCGATCATCGGAGACAGCCTTAGAAACCTGAAGGCGGGGTCCTCCGAGGCGGCGGACGTCAAGGCGGCGCTGATCGAAGAGGGCCTCTGGTCGCAGTACCTTGAAGTCGGGATCGGTCCCGATGCCGAGGTCTTCAGCAAGGCGCAGCCGCTGTCGGCGGTCGGCTGGGGCGCGTCGGTCGGGCTCCACCCCATTTCGCGCTGGAACAATCCCGAGCCGGAAATCGTCGTCGCAGTTGCCGCCGACGGGCGCGTCAAGGGCGCAACGCTCGGCAACGACGTCAATCTGCGCGACGTCGAAGGGCGCTCCGCGCTGCTTCTCGGCAAGGCCAAGGACAACAATGCCTCCTGTGCCATCGGTCCCTTCATCCGCCTCTTCGACGAGACCTATTCGATTGACGACGTGCGCAATGCCGAACTCGATCTCTCGATCGAGGGGATCGACGGCTTTCGCCTGAAGGGCGCGAGCAGCATGCGGGAAATCAGCCGTGATCCGCTCGACCTCGTCGCCCAGACCATCGGGCCGCATCATCAATATCCGGACGGGCTGATGCTGTTCATGGGAACGCTGTTCGCCCCTGTCGAAGACCGTGGCGAGCCGGGCCAAGGCTTCACCCACAAGCTCGGCGACGTCGTGACGATTTCGAGCCCTGCGCTCGGCAGTCTGACCAACACCGTGCGGCTTTCCACCGAGTGTCCGCCATGGACTTTTGGTACGGCCGCGCTGATGCGCAATCTGGCGCGGCGCGGCTTGCTTTAG
- a CDS encoding MFS transporter encodes MTIELTLDETPSAERTTTPWAAVTCLSLLTFLLVGLEFMPVSLLTPIAQDLSISEGQAGQAVTVSGFFAVITSLFGNALLATLDRKTVVLLYTAVLVASSLAVALAPNFVVFLVGRALVGISIGGFWSLSTAVLARLASGSDLPKAIALLQGGTAFALVLAAPLGSFLGGLIGWRGTFFITVAMGLAALAWQLAVLPKMPATAPVSVARIFGLLRNRTFAVGMAATSLAFIGQNSLSIYLRPFLEGVTGVELNVLSMMLLGLGLGGLAGTSIVGFVLRRHFTALLIGLPSALAILALLLIALGPVATVTAALLVLWGFFTAPIPVAWNTWMTRIIPNELEAGGGLQVALIQFAIAGGAFAGGALFDIAGWWSAFLLAAVLLAGSALLATFANPRT; translated from the coding sequence ATGACCATCGAACTGACACTGGATGAAACCCCTTCAGCCGAAAGGACGACGACCCCATGGGCTGCCGTTACCTGCCTCTCGCTGCTGACCTTTCTCCTGGTGGGGTTGGAGTTCATGCCGGTGAGCCTTTTGACTCCGATTGCCCAGGACCTCTCCATCTCAGAGGGTCAGGCCGGACAGGCGGTTACCGTCTCCGGCTTCTTCGCCGTGATCACCAGCCTTTTCGGCAACGCCCTCTTGGCCACGCTCGATCGGAAAACGGTCGTCTTGCTCTATACGGCCGTTCTGGTCGCTTCCAGTTTGGCTGTGGCTCTCGCTCCCAACTTCGTTGTCTTTCTGGTTGGACGGGCACTGGTCGGCATTTCGATCGGCGGTTTCTGGTCGCTTTCAACCGCTGTTCTGGCACGCCTGGCCTCGGGATCCGACCTGCCGAAGGCTATCGCCTTGCTCCAGGGCGGCACCGCGTTCGCGCTCGTCCTTGCCGCGCCGCTCGGCAGTTTCCTCGGCGGGCTGATCGGGTGGCGGGGCACGTTCTTTATCACCGTGGCGATGGGCCTTGCCGCGCTTGCATGGCAGTTGGCCGTACTGCCGAAGATGCCGGCAACGGCGCCCGTCTCAGTAGCCAGAATCTTCGGGCTGCTGCGCAACCGCACATTCGCGGTCGGAATGGCGGCGACCAGTCTCGCCTTCATTGGCCAGAACTCGCTGTCGATTTACCTGCGTCCCTTCCTCGAAGGCGTCACGGGCGTCGAGTTGAACGTTCTGTCGATGATGCTGCTCGGGCTGGGTTTGGGTGGCCTGGCCGGAACGTCGATCGTTGGCTTCGTCCTCCGACGGCATTTCACTGCTCTGCTGATCGGACTGCCGAGCGCGCTCGCGATCCTCGCCCTCCTGCTGATCGCTCTTGGACCCGTCGCGACCGTCACGGCTGCTCTGCTGGTGTTGTGGGGATTTTTCACGGCCCCCATTCCGGTGGCCTGGAATACGTGGATGACCAGGATCATCCCCAACGAACTTGAAGCAGGCGGCGGATTGCAGGTGGCACTGATCCAATTTGCCATCGCGGGCGGCGCTTTCGCTGGCGGAGCGCTGTTCGACATCGCTGGGTGGTGGAGCGCCTTCCTTCTTGCCGCCGTTCTTCTGGCAGGATCGGCCCTCCTCGCCACGTTCGCTAACCCTCGCACGTAA
- a CDS encoding LysR family transcriptional regulator: MRRDEFTEMRAFLEVARERSFTRAAAKLGVTRSALSHTIRALEERLGARLLSRTTRDVAPTVAGERLVEGIEPHFESIAAEISAISALRDKPSGHVRIVCPDDAIGLVFRPRLPAFLRDHPDINVELIVDNGFTNIVERQFDAGVRLGEAIARDMVAVRIGPDVRYAVVGSPDYFTRCSAPRRPQDLTDHNCINLRLPTSGAIYAWEFKKDAHEFSVRVDGQLTLTDVGPALDAALDGVGLTYAPEELVRPYVESGQLQAVLADWCPTFQGYHLYYPSRRNLSPAFGAFVAAFRYRSR; encoded by the coding sequence ATGCGGCGTGACGAGTTCACCGAGATGCGAGCGTTTCTCGAGGTTGCTCGCGAGCGGAGTTTCACGCGCGCGGCCGCTAAGTTGGGCGTGACCCGCTCTGCCCTTAGTCATACAATCAGGGCACTCGAGGAACGGCTTGGCGCCCGTCTCCTCTCCCGTACGACCCGTGACGTAGCACCTACCGTGGCCGGGGAGCGCCTCGTGGAGGGCATCGAACCCCATTTTGAGAGTATCGCTGCCGAGATCAGTGCGATCAGCGCCTTGCGTGACAAGCCATCGGGTCACGTCCGCATCGTGTGCCCCGACGATGCCATAGGCTTGGTCTTTCGCCCTAGGCTGCCGGCGTTCCTGCGCGATCACCCAGACATCAACGTGGAACTCATTGTCGACAATGGCTTCACGAATATCGTCGAACGCCAGTTCGACGCCGGCGTTCGGCTCGGCGAGGCAATCGCGCGCGACATGGTGGCCGTTCGCATTGGTCCCGATGTCCGCTATGCCGTGGTCGGCTCACCCGATTACTTCACGCGTTGTTCCGCGCCGAGAAGACCGCAGGACCTGACCGACCACAATTGCATTAACCTGCGGCTTCCAACGTCAGGCGCGATATATGCTTGGGAGTTCAAGAAGGATGCACACGAGTTCAGCGTGCGCGTCGACGGGCAATTGACTCTAACCGATGTCGGACCAGCGCTTGATGCCGCGCTCGACGGCGTAGGTTTGACCTATGCGCCGGAGGAGCTTGTCCGACCATACGTTGAGAGTGGTCAGCTGCAGGCGGTCCTCGCGGATTGGTGCCCGACCTTTCAGGGCTATCATCTCTACTATCCCAGCCGGCGCAATCTCTCGCCGGCCTTTGGCGCCTTTGTCGCGGCTTTCCGGTACCGATCTCGATAG
- a CDS encoding NAD(P)/FAD-dependent oxidoreductase: MKTDIVVLGAGIVGISAAIHLARRGKSVVLLDRRGAGEETSYGNAGLIQREGVFPYGFPHDFGALFRYALNNTIDASYHFRALPGLVPFLVRYWWHSGFTQHQRIAHLYAPLIENSIAEHKDLIEASGAGELIRKDGWMKVFRTEKERDAAYKDAEKLSAAFGVNHQKLSTSEMKTIEPSIQVELAGGLRWTDPWSIRDPHSLNKAYLDYFQSLGGRLVSGDAATLEHILEGAGWRVATPEGPLETREVVVALGPWADTVTRKLGYHFPLAVKRGYHMHYGVQDGAQLNNWVLDAERGYFLAPMLRGIRLTTGAEFALRDAPKTPVQLTRAERVAREFFPLAERRDEEPWMGARPCTPDMMPIIGKAPRHEGLWFAFGHAHHGMTLGPVTGRALAEAMTGEKTVIDIAPYRPERFLA, translated from the coding sequence ATGAAGACTGACATAGTGGTTCTTGGCGCCGGCATTGTCGGCATTTCCGCTGCCATCCATCTGGCGCGACGCGGTAAGTCGGTGGTGCTGCTCGATCGCCGCGGGGCGGGAGAAGAAACGTCCTATGGCAACGCGGGCCTCATTCAGCGCGAGGGTGTCTTTCCCTATGGTTTCCCGCATGATTTCGGCGCTCTTTTCCGCTACGCGCTCAACAACACCATCGATGCCAGCTATCACTTTCGTGCATTGCCCGGGCTCGTGCCCTTCCTGGTGCGATACTGGTGGCATTCCGGATTCACCCAGCACCAGAGGATTGCGCATCTTTATGCGCCGCTCATCGAGAATTCGATAGCCGAGCACAAGGATCTGATCGAAGCATCCGGTGCGGGCGAGCTCATTCGCAAGGACGGCTGGATGAAGGTGTTCCGCACGGAAAAAGAACGCGACGCCGCGTACAAGGACGCCGAAAAGCTTTCCGCGGCATTCGGTGTCAATCATCAGAAGCTTTCGACCAGCGAGATGAAAACCATTGAACCGTCTATTCAGGTCGAACTCGCCGGCGGTCTGCGCTGGACGGATCCCTGGTCTATCCGCGATCCGCACAGTCTCAACAAGGCCTATCTCGACTATTTCCAGTCGCTTGGTGGCCGGCTCGTTTCGGGCGACGCGGCAACACTTGAGCATATTCTGGAAGGTGCGGGCTGGCGCGTGGCTACACCGGAAGGCCCGCTGGAGACCCGCGAGGTCGTGGTCGCCCTCGGCCCCTGGGCAGACACGGTGACACGCAAGCTCGGTTACCATTTTCCTCTCGCAGTCAAGCGCGGCTACCATATGCATTACGGCGTGCAGGACGGTGCCCAGCTCAACAACTGGGTGCTCGACGCCGAGAGGGGCTATTTCCTGGCGCCGATGCTGCGCGGCATCCGCTTGACGACGGGCGCGGAATTCGCGCTTCGCGATGCGCCGAAGACACCGGTGCAATTGACCCGCGCGGAACGGGTGGCGCGCGAATTCTTCCCACTGGCCGAACGGCGCGACGAGGAGCCGTGGATGGGGGCGCGGCCCTGTACGCCGGACATGATGCCGATCATCGGCAAGGCCCCGCGGCACGAAGGCCTCTGGTTTGCTTTCGGTCACGCGCATCATGGCATGACCCTCGGCCCGGTCACCGGCCGCGCACTTGCAGAAGCGATGACGGGAGAGAAGACCGTCATCGACATCGCTCCCTATCGGCCGGAGCGGTTCCTCGCCTGA
- a CDS encoding DUF1328 family protein produces the protein MLYYALVFLIIAIIAGILGFGGIAGASAGIAQILFFLFLILLVISLVAGFIRRT, from the coding sequence ATGCTCTATTATGCGCTCGTCTTTTTGATCATCGCCATTATTGCCGGTATTCTCGGCTTTGGCGGTATTGCAGGCGCTTCGGCCGGCATTGCTCAGATCCTATTCTTCTTGTTCCTGATACTCCTGGTAATTTCGCTCGTGGCAGGCTTTATTCGCCGAACGTGA
- a CDS encoding RlmE family RNA methyltransferase: MTKSPIGGNRSGRKLGQKVKKGKLKASSRRWLERHINDPYVQRAQLEGYRARAAFKLLEIDEKHKILAGAKRIIDLGAAPGSWSQIAAKVTTSTDADPRVAAIDFLEMDPIPGVRFLQMDFLDPQAPEKLKEAIGGAPDIVMSDMAAPTTGHRQTDHIRTMHLCEVAAHFAVEVLAEGGHFLAKTFQGGTERELLNMLKQNFRQVVHVKPASSRAESVEMFLLAKGFKGRHPAATDKAAEDAAAE, encoded by the coding sequence ATGACGAAATCCCCGATCGGCGGCAACCGCAGCGGCCGCAAGCTCGGCCAGAAGGTGAAGAAGGGCAAGCTCAAGGCTTCCTCGCGCCGGTGGCTGGAGCGCCACATCAACGATCCCTATGTGCAGCGCGCGCAGCTCGAGGGCTACCGGGCGCGGGCCGCCTTCAAGCTGCTCGAGATCGACGAGAAGCATAAGATTCTCGCGGGTGCCAAGCGCATCATCGATCTGGGCGCAGCACCCGGAAGCTGGTCGCAGATCGCTGCCAAGGTGACGACTTCGACCGATGCCGACCCGCGCGTCGCGGCAATCGACTTTCTCGAAATGGACCCGATCCCGGGCGTCCGTTTCCTGCAGATGGATTTCCTCGATCCGCAAGCGCCGGAAAAGCTCAAGGAGGCGATCGGCGGAGCGCCCGATATCGTCATGTCCGACATGGCGGCGCCGACCACCGGCCATCGCCAGACCGACCATATTCGGACCATGCATCTCTGCGAGGTTGCAGCGCATTTTGCCGTCGAGGTGCTCGCCGAAGGGGGACACTTCCTGGCAAAGACGTTCCAGGGCGGCACGGAGCGCGAGCTTCTCAATATGCTGAAACAGAATTTCCGCCAGGTCGTCCACGTGAAGCCGGCGTCGTCCCGGGCCGAATCAGTGGAGATGTTCCTGCTCGCAAAGGGGTTCAAGGGCCGCCATCCGGCCGCGACCGACAAGGCCGCGGAAGACGCCGCGGCGGAGTAA
- a CDS encoding DHA2 family efflux MFS transporter permease subunit has product MNRIVPMILAVALFMEQMDSTVISTSLPAIARDIGVGPITLKLALTSYMVALAIFIPLSGWMADRFGAKRIFRAAILVFIVGSVLCAVSNGLIAFVLSRFLQGMGGAMMTPVARLVLVRGTPRSELVSAMALLTIPALVGPLAGPPLGGFITTYFSWHWIFLINVPVGIAGYALSGIYLPEMERRNPPPIDIRGFLLGGIAASGIVFGLSVISLPALPPAIGLASVSVGIAATLLYISHARRHPAPILDLRLFRDSAFRVASIGGTVFRISVGAVPFLMPLMLQIGFGLNPFQSGLITFIGAVGALTTKFFARRVLAFAGFRTTLIVAAVIAAVTTFASGFFTPATPYLMMLFILLVAGFARSFFFTSVNALSFADIEDADASKATSMSAVLQQISLALGVAVAGAILEIGTAISGGPLALKDFHVAFMIIAVANLLAAIPFVTMAKNAGASVSGHRLAMREAETTAGR; this is encoded by the coding sequence ATGAACCGCATCGTCCCGATGATCCTCGCCGTCGCTCTGTTCATGGAGCAGATGGATTCCACCGTCATTTCGACGTCGCTGCCGGCAATCGCGCGTGACATCGGCGTCGGGCCGATCACGCTGAAGCTGGCGCTGACCTCCTACATGGTAGCGCTGGCGATCTTCATCCCCCTGAGCGGCTGGATGGCGGACCGGTTCGGCGCCAAGCGCATCTTCCGCGCGGCGATCCTCGTCTTCATTGTCGGATCGGTGCTCTGCGCCGTTTCGAACGGCCTCATCGCCTTCGTCCTTTCGCGCTTCCTGCAAGGGATGGGCGGCGCCATGATGACCCCGGTCGCCCGCCTCGTCCTCGTCCGCGGCACCCCGCGAAGCGAACTCGTCTCGGCCATGGCGCTGCTGACCATTCCCGCGCTCGTCGGCCCGCTGGCAGGGCCGCCGCTCGGCGGCTTCATCACCACCTATTTCTCCTGGCACTGGATCTTCCTGATCAACGTGCCGGTCGGCATTGCCGGCTACGCGCTTTCCGGCATCTATCTGCCGGAGATGGAACGGCGAAACCCGCCGCCGATCGATATCCGTGGCTTCCTGCTCGGCGGCATCGCCGCCTCCGGCATCGTTTTCGGCCTCTCCGTCATCAGCCTGCCCGCCCTGCCGCCGGCGATCGGCCTTGCTTCCGTATCGGTGGGCATCGCCGCTACGCTCCTCTACATCTCTCATGCCCGTCGCCACCCGGCGCCGATTCTCGACCTCCGCCTCTTTCGCGACAGCGCCTTTCGGGTCGCCTCGATCGGCGGCACGGTCTTCCGCATTTCGGTCGGCGCGGTTCCCTTCCTGATGCCGCTGATGCTGCAGATCGGTTTCGGTCTCAACCCGTTCCAGTCGGGCCTCATCACCTTCATCGGTGCCGTCGGCGCCCTTACCACCAAGTTCTTCGCCCGGCGGGTACTCGCCTTTGCCGGCTTCCGCACGACGCTGATCGTCGCAGCCGTCATTGCTGCGGTAACGACCTTCGCAAGCGGCTTCTTCACGCCGGCGACGCCCTACCTGATGATGCTCTTCATCCTGCTCGTCGCCGGCTTCGCCCGCTCCTTCTTCTTCACGAGCGTCAACGCCCTCTCCTTTGCCGATATCGAGGATGCGGATGCGAGCAAGGCGACATCGATGAGCGCCGTCCTGCAACAGATCAGCCTTGCTCTGGGCGTTGCGGTCGCCGGCGCCATCCTCGAGATCGGGACGGCTATCAGCGGCGGTCCGCTCGCTCTTAAAGATTTCCATGTCGCCTTCATGATCATCGCCGTCGCCAATCTGCTGGCGGCGATCCCCTTCGTCACAATGGCAAAGAATGCCGGCGCTTCGGTCTCCGGCCATCGGTTGGCGATGCGGGAGGCGGAAACGACGGCCGGCAGGTAA